The Nitriliruptor alkaliphilus DSM 45188 genome includes a region encoding these proteins:
- a CDS encoding acyl-CoA dehydrogenase, with protein sequence MSHYKSNLRDIEFNLYEVLGAGEYFGTGAYEAVDEDQARMLLSELERFASESIWADSFVPADRTPLALSPEGDITIPEELDQALKAFYEAGWHLMPLPTHLGGYGAPPTIRWAGSELLSGSHATAMLWPIGALMASIVDQIGTEGQKQRFARPMIEECWGGTMVLTEPDAGSDVGAGTTRAIHVEDAGEDDLGAIYHLEGVKRFITSADAQTHPNTVHLVLARPEGAAPGTKGLSLFIVPKLHVGADGSLGERNGVRVSNIEKKMGIKGSATCELSLGQDGTPCVGYLVGDVHDGIRQMFLVIEYARMMVGTKAMATLSTGYLNALDYAKIRQQGADMTQMADKTAPKVEIIKHPDVRRMLMEQKAHAEGMRALVMFTGWVQDQAGLTTDDEDAHTAWIAREDLLLPLVKGYCSEKAYELLALSLQTFGGSGFTQDYPVEQYIRDAKIDTLYEGTTAIQALDLLFRKIIRDQGATLTWVADQIRELVKAGGDGDPFAAERERLGQALDDTQGHLGVLIQHAMASMDESSRTEIYKTGLQSTEFLHSLAETIIGWLLLRQAEVAQAALDGGATGADADFYTGKVASARWFSQYSLPKAAFRRQRAADEDGWVMDVPEAAF encoded by the coding sequence TCGATCTGGGCGGACTCGTTCGTGCCCGCTGACCGCACGCCCCTCGCGCTGTCCCCCGAGGGCGACATCACCATCCCCGAGGAGCTCGACCAGGCACTGAAGGCCTTCTACGAGGCCGGCTGGCACCTGATGCCGCTGCCCACCCACCTCGGCGGCTACGGGGCGCCCCCGACGATCCGGTGGGCCGGCTCCGAGCTGCTGTCCGGCAGTCACGCCACCGCGATGCTGTGGCCGATCGGCGCGCTGATGGCCTCGATCGTCGACCAGATCGGCACCGAGGGCCAGAAGCAGCGCTTCGCCCGGCCGATGATCGAGGAGTGCTGGGGTGGCACCATGGTGCTGACCGAGCCCGACGCCGGGTCCGACGTCGGCGCCGGCACCACGAGGGCGATCCACGTCGAGGACGCGGGCGAGGACGACCTCGGGGCGATCTACCACCTCGAGGGCGTCAAGCGCTTCATCACCTCGGCGGATGCCCAGACCCACCCCAACACCGTCCACCTGGTCCTGGCACGCCCCGAAGGCGCCGCGCCGGGGACCAAGGGCCTGTCGCTGTTCATCGTCCCGAAGCTGCACGTCGGCGCGGACGGCTCGCTCGGTGAGCGCAACGGGGTCCGGGTCAGCAACATCGAGAAGAAGATGGGGATCAAGGGGTCGGCCACCTGCGAGCTCTCCCTCGGCCAGGACGGCACCCCGTGCGTCGGCTACCTCGTCGGTGACGTGCACGACGGGATCCGCCAGATGTTCCTGGTGATCGAGTACGCCCGGATGATGGTGGGCACCAAGGCGATGGCGACGCTGTCGACCGGCTACCTCAACGCCCTCGACTACGCCAAGATCCGCCAGCAGGGTGCGGACATGACCCAGATGGCGGACAAGACCGCACCGAAGGTCGAGATCATCAAGCACCCGGACGTGCGCCGGATGCTGATGGAGCAGAAGGCCCACGCCGAGGGCATGCGGGCCCTGGTGATGTTCACCGGCTGGGTCCAGGACCAGGCCGGCCTCACCACCGACGACGAGGACGCCCACACGGCCTGGATCGCTCGCGAGGACCTGCTGCTGCCGCTGGTGAAGGGCTACTGCTCCGAGAAGGCCTACGAGCTGCTCGCGCTGTCCCTGCAGACCTTCGGAGGGTCGGGGTTCACCCAGGACTACCCGGTCGAGCAGTACATCCGCGACGCCAAGATCGACACCCTCTACGAGGGCACGACCGCGATCCAGGCGCTCGACCTGCTGTTCCGCAAGATCATCCGGGACCAGGGCGCGACCCTGACCTGGGTCGCCGACCAGATCCGTGAGCTGGTCAAGGCCGGCGGGGACGGCGACCCGTTCGCCGCCGAGCGCGAGCGCCTCGGTCAGGCGCTCGACGACACCCAGGGCCACCTCGGGGTGCTCATCCAGCACGCGATGGCCTCGATGGACGAGAGCTCGCGCACCGAGATCTACAAGACCGGGCTGCAGAGCACCGAGTTCCTGCACTCCCTCGCCGAGACGATCATCGGCTGGCTGCTGCTGCGTCAGGCCGAGGTGGCGCAGGCCGCCCTCGACGGCGGTGCGACCGGTGCGGATGCGGACTTCTACACCGGCAAGGTCGCCTCCGCCCGCTGGTTCTCGCAGTACTCGCTGCCGAAGGCCGCCTTCCGCCGGCAGCGCGCCGCCGACGAGGACGGCTGGGTCATGGACGTGCCGGAGGCGGCCTTCTGA